In a genomic window of Saccharomyces paradoxus chromosome X, complete sequence:
- the GSM1 gene encoding Gsm1p (similar to YJL103C): protein MTKKLPSELKQTRKSIQTACEFCHTKHIQCDVGRPCQNCLKRNIGKFCRDKKRKSRKRHEKNGTQTHSALGKRLALHDVSSKTVSPSSVHLQRDFLPSDQKKTDETPSHNTNIQYTYNINDNFQSAVSIPRITNFNTNNGQAVLEEASNNISAPQAVHLVNDPIIPTVRKSTLNLKSHFLEQHKAMQQPLATNGLVATSNIPVHSGIDASNESGDDVDDEANIHFDSMWCNDEYMKLKDIVDISTPFLPNNSQIFSLQESEFPNRSVATGVDSSIHLTNLLNSTKSANSEKESSMGQPTSTFNTYDEIVSRPYISLDMLHSNCGGNVNTHPSNNARMERERDSSRRSDSDLEKHDSDFISPSKFRELVKTPQDLYDNKCLIKPHNYKLAYTKLLISLRKKFLEEAEVDRSASVKDAHSSQKLDLRHDLEVIIRSILERYAPIFISLTSNMIEEDLLLQEVTLQRALLDLENMAKLVSCTPMCIWRRSGEICFVSNEFYSLTGFNKNLLLDRTSFIFEFLDHKSVSNYFQIFNELLAFGYNDINKRKKLLMLNASSSTLSKITEGFSFTTDGKAIFTKCNLLLSNGLYLKCACCWTVKRDSFNIPILVMGQFLPIFDID from the coding sequence atgaCCAAAAAACTACCTTCAGAGTTGAAACAAACGAGAAAGTCTATTCAGACAGCTTGTGAATTCTGTCACACTAAACACATACAATGTGATGTGGGGAGGCCATGTCAAAATTgtttaaaaagaaatattggGAAGTTCTGTAGagataagaaaagaaaatcgcGAAAACGACATGAGAAGAATGGGACGCAAACACACTCGGCTTTGGGGAAAAGGCTAGCACTACATGATGTTTCTTCGAAGACAGTATCCCCTTCAAGCGTACATTTGCAGCGAGATTTCCTACCCTCAGatcagaagaaaacagaTGAAACACCTAGCCATAATACGAATATTCAATACACTTATAATATAAATGATAATTTTCAAAGCGCTGTCTCTATTCCTCGTATCACGAACTTCAATACGAATAACGGCCAGGCCGTCTTGGAAGAAGCTTCCAATAATATATCAGCCCCGCAAGCAGTACACTTAGTGAACGACCCCATCATACCCACCGTACGAAAGAGCACTCTCAATTTAAAATCGCACTTCCTAGAGCAACACAAAGCCATGCAGCAACCGCTGGCTACCAATGGTTTGGTTGCTACTTCAAACATTCCCGTGCACTCTGGAATAGACGCTAGCAATGAGAGTGGCGATGATGTGGACGACGAAGCCAATATTCACTTTGATAGTATGTGGTGCAACGACGAGTATATGAAGCTAAAAGATATAGTAGATATTTCAACGCCATTCTTACCGAATAACTCCCAGATATTTTCTCTCCAAGAGTCGGAATTCCCAAATCGTAGTGTAGCTACAGGAGTGGATTCCTCAATCCATTTAACGAACCTTTTAAATTCGACAAAAAGCGCAAATAGTGAAAAGGAATCCTCGATGGGCCAGCCTACTTCCACTTTCAATACATATGATGAAATCGTATCTAGGCCCTATATATCATTGGACATGTTGCATTCAAATTGTGGAGGAAACGTCAATACACACCCTTCAAATAACGCGAGAATGGAAAGAGAACGTGACAGTTCCCGTCGTTCTGATTCAGATCTGGAGAAGCATGACAGTGATTTTATATCACCTTCAAAGTTCCGTGAACTAGTGAAGACTCCACAGGACTTATACGACAATAAATGTTTGATAAAACCCCATAATTACAAGCTCGCGTACACCAAACTGCTGATTtctttaagaaaaaagtttcttgaaGAAGCTGAAGTTGATCGATCTGCTTCAGTAAAAGATGCCCATAGTAGCCAAAAGCTTGATTTGAGACATGACTTAGAAGTTATAATACGCTCTATACTAGAAAGATATGCTccaattttcatttctttaaCATCCAATATGATTGAAGAGGATTTGTTACTGCAGGAAGTTACCTTACAAAGGGCTTTACTAGATTTGGAGAATATGGCAAAATTGGTGAGCTGCACACCGATGTGTATCTGGAGAAGGTCAGGTGAGATTTGTTTTGTTAGCAATGAATTCTATTCTTTAACAGGGtttaacaaaaatttactgCTAGATCGGACCTcgtttatttttgaatttctaGACCATAAAAGTGTTTCAAattattttcaaatctttaaCGAATTACTGGCTTTTGGCTACAATGATATcaataaaaggaaaaagctACTGATGTTAAATGCATCGTCTTCTACCTTGTCAAAGATTACAGAGgggttttcttttactaCTGACGGAAAAGCCATCTTCACTAAGTGCAATTTGTTATTAAGTAACGGCCTATATTTGAAGTGTGCCTGTTGTTGGACAGTAAAAAGGGACTCGTTTAATATTCCAATTCTCGTTATGGGCCAATTTTTACCAATTTTTGACATAGACTGA
- the MEF2 gene encoding mitochondrial elongation factor MEF2 (Mitochondrial elongation factor involved in translational elongation~similar to YJL102W), whose amino-acid sequence MWKWSVRRWAGARVNTSRKQLTIISVGSKHLSTARISLSKVRNIGIIAHIDAGKTTTTERMLYYAGISKHIGDVDTGDTVTDFLEQERSRGITIQSAAISFPWRDSFAINLIDTPGHIDFTFEVIRALKVIDSCVVILDAVAGVEAQTEKVWKQSKSKPKICFINKMDRMGASFNHTVNDLINKFMKGTTTKPVLVNIPYYKKQPASNDYIFQGVIDVINGKRLTWNSENPDEIMVDDLDSTSLEQCNRCKESMIETLTEYDEDLVQHFLEEAEGDYSKVSAQSLNTSIRKLTMKNMIVPILCGASFKNIGIQPLLDAVVNYLPSPIEAELPELNDKNVPMKYDPKVGCLVNNNKNLCIALAFKVITDPIRGKQIFVRIYSGTLNSGNTVYNSTTGEKFKLGKLLVPHAGTSQPVNVLTAGQIGLLTGSTVESNISTGDTLITHSSKKDGLKSLNKKKELTLKINSIFIPPPVFGVSIEPRTLSNKKSMEDALSTLITEDPSLSISQNEETGQTVLNGMGELHLEIAKDRLVNDLKADVEFGQLMVSYKETINSETNVETYESDNGYKFSLSVFPNADALPNCIRYPIGINDNYLIMEKNGKWDKEWKCQVSLESILNSIIASCIVGLQRGGKLANFPLYACSIKINSDWSVPPDIETPQEILKITRNLIVKALNDLPPDKYVLLEPIMNLDLTIPQSDVGTVLQDLTGARKAQILSIEDESSPAISGTPSFNSSENNDRIYIPSDVITTLHATQDKRKTQDTNCNIRKIIKAKVPLKEITAYTNKLRSLSQGRGEFNIEYSGMEKVTNDRLQSILHDL is encoded by the coding sequence ATGTGGAAATGGAGTGTGCGCAGATGGGCGGGTGCAAGAGTAAACACTAGCAGGAAGCAATTGACTATAATTAGTGTTGGAAGTAAACACTTATCGACAGCAAGAATTTCACTGTCGAAGGTAAGAAATATAGGAATTATAGCCCATATCGATGCAGGTAAAACTACCACGACAGAGAGGATGCTTTACTATGCGGGAATCTCGAAGCATATTGGAGACGTCGATACTGGAGATACAGTGACTGATTTTTTAGAACAGGAGAGATCACGAGGTATTACAATTCAAAGTGCTGCGATTTCATTCCCCTGGAGGGACTCTTTTGCAATAAACCTTATTGACACGCCAGGACATATAGATTTCACCTTTGAAGTGATTAGGGCATTGAAGGTCATTGATTCATGCGTGGTCATTTTGGATGCTGTTGCCGGTGTGGAGGCACAAACAGAGAAGGTTTGGAAGCAAAGTAAGTCGAAGCCCAAGATCTGCTTTATTAACAAAATGGATCGTATGGGGGCCAGTTTCAACCATACAGTTAATGATTTGATAAATAAATTTATGAAGGGAACAACTACTAAACCAGTACTGGTAAATATCCCGTACTATAAAAAACAACCGGCTAGCAACGATTATATTTTCCAAGGTGTCATTGACGTCATAAATGGGAAAAGATTGACCTGGAATTCAGAAAATCCTGATGAAATTATGGTTGATGATTTGGATAGCACTTCTCTTGAACAATGCAATCGTTGTAAAGAATCAATGATAGAAACTTTGACCGAGTACGATGAAGACTTAGTCCAGCACTTCCTAGAAGAAGCAGAAGGTGATTACTCTAAGGTTTCAGCACAATCTTTGAACACTTCAATAAGAAAACTGActatgaaaaatatgattgTACCTATCTTGTGCGGTGCATCGTTTAAAAACATTGGCATACAACCTCTATTAGATGCTGTTGTTAATTATCTCCCTTCACCCATTGAAGCCGAACTACCAGAGCTGAACGATAAGAATGTTCCAATGAAATATGACCCCAAAGTTGGATGTCTGGtaaacaacaataaaaacCTCTGCATCGCCCTTGCATTCAAAGTGATTACGGATCCGATCAGGGGTAAACAAATATTCGTTAGGATTTATTCAGGTACACTAAATAGTGGCAATACCGTTTATAATTCTACTACTGgggaaaaatttaaattgGGCAAATTACTTGTACCCCATGCAGGAACATCACAACCTGTAAATGTTTTAACTGCGGGCCAAATAGGACTACTAACCGGATCCACAGTTGAAAGCAACATATCTACTGGTGACACATTAATAACGCATTCGTCGAAGAAGGATGGTTTGAAGTCGcttaataaaaaaaaggagcTAACGTTAAAAATCAATTCTATCTTCATCCCCCCACCGGTTTTCGGCGTTTCCATCGAACCAAGAACTTTAAGTAATAAAAAGTCAATGGAGGACGCTTTGAGCACATTAATCACTGAAGATCCCAGTTTGTcaatttctcaaaatgaAGAGACTGGCCAAACAGTTTTAAATGGTATGGGTGAGTTGCATCTCGAAATTGCCAAGGATCGATTGGTTAATGACTTGAAAGCAGATGTTGAATTTGGTCAATTAATGGTGTCCTacaaagaaacaattaaTTCAGAAACAAATGTAGAAACGTATGAGAGTGATAATGGATATAAATTCTCTTTATCTGTGTTCCCAAATGCCGATGCCCTTCCTAACTGCATTAGATATCCTATAGGAATCAACGATAATTATTTgataatggaaaaaaatggtaaatGGGATAAAGAATGGAAATGCCAAGTCTCTCTGGAGTCAATTTTAAATTCTATTATAGCAAGTTGCATTGTGGGACTTCAGAGAGGCGGAAAACTAGCTAACTTTCCACTGTATGCATGCTctatcaaaatcaatagCGATTGGTCAGTGCCACCAGATATTGAAACTCCACAAGAAATCTTAAAGATTACTAGAAACCTAATTGTCAAAGCCCTTAATGACTTGCCACCTGATAAGTACGTACTTCTGGAACCCATCATGAATCTGGATCTAACGATTCCTCAATCAGATGTTGGTACCGTACTGCAAGATTTAACAGGCGCAAGGAAAGCCCAAATTCTTTCTATCGAAGACGAATCAAGTCCGGCAATTTCTGGTACACCctcttttaattcttcGGAGAATAACGATAGGATATATATCCCCTCCGATGTTATTACAACCTTGCACGCAACCCAAgataaaaggaaaacgcAAGACACCAATTGTAATATAAGAAAGATCATAAAAGCTAAAGTGCCACTAAAAGAAATCACAGCCTATACCAACAAGTTAAGGAGCTTATCACAAGGGAGGGGTGAATTTAATATTGAATATTCTGGTATGGAGAAAGTTACTAACGATCGTTTACAGTCAATACTTCACGACTTGTAG
- the IME2 gene encoding protein kinase IME2 (Serine/threonine protein kinase involved in activation of meiosis~similar to YJL106W) codes for MVEKRCRQSSSSGSEFSVPPDVDNPPLSIPLKTLSDRYQLIEKLGAGSFGCVTLAKAQFPLSNILGEQQQDMRGTLMDQPKNGHQNYITKTQGVVAIKTMMTKLHTLQDYTRVREIKFILAIPANDHLIQIFEVFIDSENYQLHIVMECMEQNLYQMMKHRRRRVFSIPSLKSILSQILAGLRHIHQHNFFHRDLKPENILITPSTQYFEKEYMNQIGYQDNYVIKLADFGLARHVENKNPYTAYVSTRWYRSPEILLRSGYYSKPLDIWAFGCVAVEVTVFRALFPGANEIDQIWKILEVLGTPIKRSDFANTNHITAPPPGGFWDDASNLVHKLNLKLPYVEGSSLDHLLSSSQLSDLSDVVKKCLRWDPNERATAQELCEMPFFENTVASQVDTRADVTNTEQALIFAGINPVAANTKPIYFNSSTKLPIETEPNGIDGSNNDRSSDAMCSPTLNQEKLTLVEFLNEFVEEDNDDHSIPDVGTDSTISDSIDETELSKEIRNNLALCQLPDEEVLDHSLSNIRQLTNDIEIINKDEADNMEQLFFDLEIPEKDEFHRKQPFNDHADIDEDIVLPYVNNSNYTHTDRPYHKGDNFLADASLGDSFNSMPDFTPRSFLIPTLKKSREKFEPHLSNPNQHFGNVTF; via the coding sequence ATGGTTGAGAAACGTTGTAGGCAGAGCTCCAGTAGCGGCTCGGAGTTCAGTGTTCCTCCTGATGTCGATAACCCGCCTCTTTCTATTCCTTTGAAAACTCTATCAGACAGATATCAACTGATCGAAAAATTGGGTGCCGGATCTTTTGGTTGCGTAACCTTGGCTAAAGCGCAATTCCCTTTGTCGAACATATTAGGTGAACAGCAACAAGATATGAGGGGTACCTTAATGGATCAGCCCAAAAATGGCCATCAAAACTATATAACAAAGACTCAGGGAGTTGTAGCTATAAAGACAATGATGACAAAACTGCATACACTTCAAGATTATACTAGAGTCAGAGAAATTAAATTCATATTGGCTATCCCGGCAAATGACCATCTgatacaaatttttgaagtcTTTATTGATTCTGAAAATTACCAACTACACATTGTAATGGAATGTATGGAACAAAACTTATATCAAATGATGAAACATAGAAGACGTCGAGTTTTCTCGATTCCTTCTTTAAAATCCATTCTATCACAGATATTAGCTGGATTAAGGCACATCCATCAACACAATTTCTTCCACAGAGACTTAAAGCCTGAAAATATCCTCATCACACCAAGTACCCagtattttgaaaaggagtACATGAACCAGATTGGCTATCAAGATAATTATGTTATCAAGTTGGCGGATTTTGGCTTGGCGCGTCatgttgaaaataaaaacccATATACCGCCTACGTCTCCACAAGATGGTATAGATCACctgaaatattattaaGAAGTGGTTATTATTCTAAACCTTTGGATATATGGGCATTCGGGTGTGTCGCAGTGGAAGTTACTGTATTTAGAGCTCTTTTCCCCGGTGCTAATGAAATCGATCAAATATGGAAAATTCTAGAAGTTCTTGGTACACCTATCAAACGTTCTGATTTTGCTAATACAAACCACATTACAGCCCCACCACCTGGTGGATTTTGGGATGATGCCAGCAACTTGGTCCATAAATTAAACTTGAAGTTGCCTTATGTAGAGGGTTCTTCATTGGATCATCTACTTTCTAGCTCTCAACTATCTGATTTATCCGACGTTgtcaaaaaatgtttaaGATGGGATCCTAATGAAAGAGCTACAGCTCAAGAGCTTTGTGAAatgccattttttgaaaacaccGTGGCATCCCAAGTAGACACAAGAGCCGATGTAACCAATACAGAACAAGCACTCATTTTTGCAGGTATAAACCCAGTGGCGGCGAACACAAAGCCTATATATTTTAACTCTTCAACAAAGTTGCCTATTGAAACAGAGCCTAATGGTATTGATGGTAGCAACAACGATCGCAGTTCTGATGCTATGTGCTCACCAACATTGaatcaagaaaaactaACTTTAGTAGAATTTTTAAACGAGTtcgttgaagaagataatgatgatCACTCAATACCTGATGTTGGTACAGATTCCACTATCTCAGATTCTATCGATGAAACTGaattatcaaaagaaatcCGTAATAATTTGGCACTTTGTCAGCTACCAGATGAAGAAGTCTTGGACCATTCATTATCGAATATTAGACAGTTGAcaaatgatattgaaattatAAATAAAGATGAAGCTGACAACATGGAACAGCTATTCTTCGACTTGGAAATTCCTGAAAAGGATGAATTTCACAGAAAACAACCGTTTAATGACCATGCagatattgatgaagatatcGTTCTACCTTATGTGAATAACTCAAACTACACACATACAGATAGGCCATATCATAAAGgtgataattttttggcTGATGCGTCATTGGGGGATTCATTTAATTCAATGCCAGATTTTACTCCAAGAAGTTTCTTAATACctacattaaaaaaatcacgAGAAAAGTTCGAGCCTCATCTATCTAACCCAAATCAACATTTTGGGAATGTAACCTTCTAA
- the SET4 gene encoding Set4p (similar to YJL105W) produces MTSPESLSSRHIRQGRTYSTTDKVISRSSSYSSNSSMSKDYSDHTPLSVSSAASETLPSPQYMSIRTFNTMPTAGPTPLHLFQNERGIFNHHSSSSSSKTASTNKRGIAAAVALATAATIPFPLKKQSQEDNSKVPVTRNEPSKQNKVAPSVAAEGIKPKNGCICGSNESKDELFIQCNKCKTWQHKLCYAFKKSDPIKKDFVCKRCDSKKEVQANQVKPMIFPRKMGDDRLFQFSSIVTTSALSANQSVSNIGEQPKKRQLHCTTPTTENSNNIRKKLKHERQVVSSHFLKPLLNGISSSKEAEFKPITISEYKDKYVKMFIDSHYDDDWVVCSNWEDSRSVDIEIRKSSNGRDFGVFITDSCVKGELIQEYLGKIDFQKNYQTNANNDYRLMGTTKPEVLFHPHWPLCIDSREAGGSTRYVRRSCEPNVELITVRPLNEKPRGDNDCRVKFVLRAIRDIHKGEEISIEWQWDLRNPIWEIINSSKDLDSLPDPDKFWLMGSIKTILTNCDCACGYLGHNCPITKIKKFSEEFMRDTKESLSNKSYFNTIMHNCKPQTKF; encoded by the coding sequence atgaCTTCGCCAGAATCACTATCTTCTCGTCACATTAGGCAAGGAAGGACATACTCAACCACAGACAAGGTCATATCACGGTCGTCGTCGTACTCATCAAATAGTTCTATGTCTAAAGACTATAGCGATCATACACCCTTGTCCGTGAGCAGTGCAGCTTCAGAGACATTACCTTCGCCTCAATATATGTCGATAAGGACATTCAACACAATGCCCACAGCCGGTCCAACGCCTTTGcatttgtttcaaaatgaaagagGTATTTTCAATCATCATTCTTCTTCGAGCTCATCAAAAACGGCATcaacaaataaaagagGTATAGCAGCAGCGGTAGCCCTGGCAACGGCTGCCACAATACCATTTCCACTAAAGAAACAAAGTCAAGAGGATAACTCCAAGGTCCCGGTAACACGTAATGAACcatcaaaacaaaataaagtcGCACCTTCTGTGGCAGCAGAAGGTATCAAACCTAAAAATGGTTGCATCTGTGGTTCAAATGAGTCTAAAGATGAGTTGTTTATACAGTGTAACAAATGTAAAACATGGCAGCACAAACTATGTTAcgctttcaaaaaatcagatccgataaaaaaagattttgttTGCAAAAGATGTGACAGTAAAAAGGAAGTACAGGCTAATCAAGTGAAACCAATGATATTCCCTAGAAAAATGGGAGATGACCGActatttcaattttcatCCATAGTGACAACTTCAGCATTGAGCGCAAATCAGTCTGTAAGCAACATAGGGGAACAGCCCAAAAAACGTCAACTTCATTGTACCACCCCAACAACTGAAAACAGTAATAATATAcggaaaaaattgaagcaTGAAAGGCAGGTAGTATCAAGCCACTTTCTGAAGCCGTTATTGAATGGGATAAGTTCTTCCAAAGAGGCGGAGTTCAAACCTATAACAATATCAGAGTACAAGGACAAATATGTTAAAATGTTCATCGACAGCCACTATGATGACGACTGGGTCGTCTGTTCTAACTGGGAAGACTCAAGATCAGTTGATATTGAGATaagaaaatcatcaaaCGGAAGAGATTTTGGCGTCTTCATTACAGATTCTTGTGTTAAAGGCGAGCTaattcaagaatatttggGCAAAATTgactttcaaaaaaattatcagaCGAATGCAAACAACGATTATCGCTTGATGGGAACAACGAAACCTGAAGTATTATTTCATCCACATTGGCCTTTATGTATAGACTCTCGAGAAGCGGGCGGATCGACAAGATACGTAAGACGAAGTTGTGAGCCTAACGTGGAGTTGATAACGGTAAGGCCGCTCAACGAAAAACCAAGAGGAGATAATGATTGTAGAGTTAAATTTGTTTTAAGGGCAATAAGAGATATTCATAAGGGAGAAGAGATAAGCATTGAATGGCAATGGGATTTGAGAAATCCTATTTGGGAGATAATAAATTCCTCTAAAGATTTGGATTCCCTACCGGATCCTGACAAGTTCTGGTTGATGGGGTCAATAAAGACTATTTTAACAAATTGTGATTGCGCATGCGGGTACTTGGGCCATAATTGTCCTATAactaaaatcaaaaaattttctgaagaATTTATGAGGGATACGAAGGAATCTCTATCTAATAAATCCTACTTCAATACAATAATGCACAACTGTAAGCCACAAAcgaaattttaa
- a CDS encoding uncharacterized protein (similar to YJL107C): protein MDSINEKTTSPETKIQMRSSEDCQSGVPFEGSSNYRTLNNSDEDRRSNLTGGSRTDPGVSNSDNKNVRFNTDIDGPENDVSSRSTETSENSKSTDGQDEDDRPARHKRKAKVSFTHLKNNGDDGDDETFIKKIINNLTGNQGGLVPGLAPISSDNEDGKNDIEKNNRNEEIPLSDLADASKIVDVHEGDNKEKLEALKLENDGNYTSDGETLGSSSKNSFLAPAVDHFDDYAENNSSDDNEGFIETSTYVPPPSQVKSGVLGSLLKLYQNDDLNASSIYSDSQAPTTDEEGVSSAAAGRKDVPVAKRSRLQNLRGKARKGKIPKLKKRLKTEAKITVHIADILQRHRFILRMCRALMMYGAPTHRLEEYMIMTSRVLEIDGQFLYLPGCMIVSFGDATTRTSEVQLVRCNQGLNLWKLHQVHAVYKRVVHDTLGADEGNALLDQILADTNLYPPWVCVLLYAFCSAMVTPYAFGGDWVNLAISFFMGLCVGSLQFILSQKSYMYSNVFEISASIVVSFCGRAFGSIPRSQICFGAVTQGSLALILPGYIILCGALELQSRSLVAGAVRMFYAIIYSLFLGFGITLGSALFGWMYHNATNEISCPQLISPWFRFLFVPAFTISISLLNQAHISQLPVMVFISCTGYVVTYWAGKHFANSTEFTAALAAFVIGVLGNLYSRIWKGLAVSAMLPAIFVQVPSGIASQNSLLSGLQSANTIVNGNETTTTSTSDPSSSMSFGMTMIQVCVGISVGLFASSLFVYPFGKKKTGLFSL from the coding sequence ATGGACAGTATAAACGAGAAAACAACTTCTCCTGAgacaaaaattcaaatgaGGAGCTCCGAAGACTGTCAATCGGGCGTGCCTTTCGAAGGTAGTAGTAACTATCGAACCCTCAACAACTCAGACGAGGATAGAAGAAGCAATTTAACTGGTGGGAGCAGAACTGATCCGGGCGTTTCCAATAGTGATAACAAAAATGTAAGGTTTAATACTGATATAGATGGCCCAGAAAACGATGTTTCTTCAAGGTCTACAGAAACCAGTGAGAATTCCAAGAGCACAGATGGGCAGGATGAAGACGATAGACCTGCTCGCCACAAGAGGAAGGCTAAGGTATCCTTCACACATTTAAAAAACAACGGTGATGATGGGGATGATGAGACGTTCATtaaaaagataataaataatCTGACCGGAAATCAAGGGGGTTTGGTTCCCGGATTGGCACCAATATCCTCAGACAATGAAGATGGTAAGAATGAtatagagaaaaataatcgtaatgaagaaattcctTTATCCGACCTGGCCGATGCGTCTAAAATCGTAGACGTTCATGAGGGCgataataaagaaaaactggaGGCCCTcaaattagaaaatgaTGGAAATTACACGTCAGATGGCGAAACATTAGGCtcaagttcaaaaaattcattcCTAGCGCCTGCGGTAGATCATTTTGATGACTATGCGGAAAACAATTCCTCTGACGATAATGAAGGGTTCATTGAAACTTCAACGTACGTACCCCCTCCATCTCAAGTGAAGAGTGGGGTATTAGGGTCATTACTGAAACTATATCAAAATGACGATCTAAATGCTAGCTCCATCTATTCTGATTCGCAAGCTCCAACAACAGACGAAGAAGGTGTCTCTTCTGCTGCTGCCGGAAGGAAAGATGTACCGGTTGCCAAGCGTAGCAGATTACAAAACTTAAGAGGCAAGGCTAGAAAGGGCAAAATACCcaagctgaaaaaaaggttgaAAACAGAAGCAAAAATTACAGTTCATATTGCAGACATTTTACAAAGACATCGATTCATCTTACGCATGTGTAGAGCCCTTATGATGTACGGCGCCCCCACTCATAGGCTTGAAGAATATATGATTATGACTTCTAGAGTCCTTGAAATAGACGGACAGTTTCTGTACCTTCCAGGCTGTATGATTGTCTCATTTGGTGACGCCACAACAAGAACTTCCGAAGTTCAATTGGTTAGGTGTAACCAAGGTTTAAATCTTTGGAAACTGCACCAAGTTCATGCCGTTTATAAAAGAGTTGTCCACGATACTTTGGGTGCCGATGAAGGTAATGCCTTACTTGACCAAATTTTGGCAGACACGAACTTATATCCACCTTGGGTTTGTGTTCTTTTGTATGCATTTTGTTCTGCTATGGTCACTCCGTATGCCTTCGGTGGTGATTGGGTAAATCTGGCAATCTCATTTTTTATGGGGCTTTGTGTAGGGTCTTTGCAATTTATTCTTTCACAAAAATCCTACATGTATTCAAACGTTTTCGAAATTTCTGCATCTATTGTGGTTAGCTTTTGCGGTAGAGCCTTTGGCTCTATTCCTCGTTCCCAGATCTGCTTTGGCGCCGTCACGCAAGGCTCATTAGCATTGATTCTACCAGGGTATATTATTCTGTGTGGCGCTTTAGAGTTGCAAAGTCGAAGCCTAGTGGCCGGCGCTGTCCGTATGTTCTACGCCATTATTTATTCCTTATTTTTGGGGTTTGGCATAACACTAGGCTCGGCTTTGTTCGGATGGATGTATCACAATGCCACTAACGAAATTTCATGTCCTCAATTGATTTCTCCATGGTTCAGGTTCCTCTTTGTTCCAGCGTTTACTATTAGTATCTCTTTATTAAACCAGGCACACATATCGCAATTGCCTGTTATGGTCTTTATTTCCTGCACCGGTTATGTTGTAACATATTGGGCCGGTAAGCATTTTGCAAATTCAACAGAATTTACCGCTGCCTTAGCTGCATTCGTCATAGGTGTTTTAGGTAATTTATACTCCAGAATATGGAAAGGTTTAGCAGTGTCGGCTATGCTACCCGCGATTTTCGTTCAAGTGCCATCTGGTATTGCTTCACAAAATTCGTTGCTATCTGGGTTGCAAAGTGCGAACACGATTGTTAACGGTAATGAAACTACCACGACAAGCACCTCTGATCCATCATCCTCAATGTCATTTGGTATGACAATGATTCAAGTTTGTGTCGGTATTTCTGTGGGATTATTTGCCTCTTCACTCTTTGTCTATCCCTTcggaaaaaagaaaactggTCTTTTCAGTTTATAG
- the PAM16 gene encoding import motor complex subunit PAM16 (Subunit of the import motor (PAM complex)~similar to YJL104W), translating to MAHRAFIQVIITGTQVFGKAFAEAYRQAASQSVKQGATNASRRGTGKGEYGGITLDESCKILNIEEPKGDLNMDKINDRFKYLFEVNDKEKGGSFYLQSKVYRAAERLKWELAQREKNAKAKAGDTSTAKPPPNSPNSTGANNSASRNQ from the coding sequence ATGGCTCACAGGGCTTTCATACAAGTTATAATCACAGGAACGCaagtttttggaaaagcATTCGCCGAGGCGTACAGACAAGCGGCTTCACAATCAGTGAAACAAGGTGCTACAAATGCATCTAGGAGGGGAACAGGAAAAGGCGAATATGGTGGTATTACATTAGATGAGAGTTGCAAAATTCTGAATATTGAAGAACCCAAAGGCGATTTAAACATGGACAAGATTAATGACAGGTTTAAGTACCTATTTGAAGTCAAtgacaaggaaaaaggTGGGAGCTTTTATTTACAGAGTAAAGTTTATCGAGCAGCAGAAAGATTAAAATGGGAACTTGCTCAGAGAGAGAAGAATGCGAAGGCGAAAGCAGGGGATACTTCAACAGCGAAACCTCCTCCGAATTCGCCAAATTCAACTGGTGCAAATAATAGTGCAAGCCGCAATCAATAG